The following proteins are encoded in a genomic region of Ostrea edulis chromosome 7, xbOstEdul1.1, whole genome shotgun sequence:
- the LOC125655237 gene encoding uncharacterized protein LOC125655237 gives MSSSQIYLHLLLCLPMLLTSMISTPSTENQLSNVLEQIWCLENAVQIQNELAQQRCPITFLQRNGVNCSVYCDGRFVLNNSLYEEEGCVNFALDLTLSFREINISFLNTQHCNVSKCIVDWINITCNISSHSENNEHFLDKIDFTGDDILTDLVKALSCGIAGCIIGILATISGRCSRHKLRMVTKNGQISTDPQLDNQDWNDSGDNMHVYSDINDTVRDTSSRKSGTSDHFNESNGLKDSDSSLESCNKEQTTRNESEESKTYFELEKMMNGLS, from the exons ATGAGCTCTTCCCAAATATATTTAC ATTTACTTCTCTGCCTTCCGATGTTGTTGACTAGCATGATTTCTACGCCATCAACTGAAAACCAACTCTCTAACGT GTTAGAGCAGATATGGTGCCTAGAAAATGCAGTTCAAATTCAGAATGAATTAGCTCAACAACGTTGTCCAATTACATTCTTACAGAGAAACG GTGTGAACTGCTCGGTTTACTGTGACGGACggtttgttttgaacaattcTTTATACGAGGAGGAAGGCTGTGTAAATTTCGCGTTAGATCTAACACTGTCTTTCCGTGAAATCAACATCTCCTTCCTAAACACACAACATTGCAATGTATCTAAATGCATCGTGGACTGGATCAACATCACCTGTAATATTTCAAGTCATTCTG AGAATAATGAACACTTTCTAGATAAGATAGATTTTACAGGCGATGACATACTCACAG ATTTGGTGAAGGCTTTGAGTTGCGGAATAGCGGGTTGTATAATAGGTATACTAGCCACGATATCTGGACGCTGCTCCAGGCACAAATTGCG CATGGTGACCAAAAATGGACAAATATCAACCGACCCTCAGTTAGATAATCAAGATTGGAATGACTCTGGAGACAATATGCACGTATATTCCGATATAAATGATACCGTGAGG GACACGAGTTCGAGGAAGAGTGGAACGTCAGATCATTTCAATGAAAGCAACGGTTTAAAAGACAGCGACTCGTCATTAGAGAGTTGTAATAAGGAACAAACAACTCGAAACGAAAGTGAAGAAAGCAAAACTTATTTTGAACTTGAAAAGATGATGAATGGACTTTCGTAA